One Halobacterium wangiae genomic window, GTCGGGAAACTCGTGCGTGACGGTTTCCACCACGTGCTCGCTCATCAGTTCTGGCTACCGCCGCCGAGCGGTATAACAATGCGGTTTCTACCCGCGGCGAACTGTGCTCGTTCTGAGTAATCGGAGCCTACCGGCCCGTCCACAGGACCGCTCGCCCGCTCTCCCGAGCGAAACGCGTATGTGCCCCGCCGCGGACGCCTGACGTGATGGAGACGACCCACTGCGTCCACGTCGGCGACGCCCGCGACCTCCCGCTCGCCGACGACAGCGTGGACCTCGTGGTCACGTCGCCCCCGTACCCGATGATCGAGATGTGGGACGACACGTTCGCCGCCCTCGACCCGGCGGTCGGCGACGCGCTCGACGCCGGGGACGGCGCTCGCGCCCACGACCTGATGCTCGACGTCCTCGACGACGCGTGGGCGGAGGTCGCCCGCGTCCTCCGCCCGGGCGGCATCGCGGTGGTGAACGTCGGCGACGCGACCCGCACCGTCGGTCGATTCCGCGTCTACGACAACCACGCCCGCGTCACGGAAGCTTTCGAGGAACTCGGCTTCGACCCGCTGCCGGGCGTCCTGTGGCGCAAGCCCGCGAACAGCGCCGCGAAGTTCATGGGCAGCGGGATGGTGCCACCGAACGCCTACGTCACCCTCGAACGCGAGCACGTCCTCGTGTTCCGGAACGGCCCCCGCAGGAGTTTCGAGCCGGGCGCGGACCGCCGCTACGAGGCGGCCTACTTCTGGGAGGAGCGCAACCGCTGGTTCTCCGACGTCTGGACGGACCTCGGCGGCGAGCGGCAGGCGCTGGCCGACCCCGACCTCCGGGAGCGCTCGGCGGCGTTCCCGCTAGAACTCCCCTACCGACTCGTGAACATGTACTCCGTCTACGGCGACACCGTCCTCGACCCGTTCTGGGGGACCGGGACGACGAGTCTCGCGGCGGCCGTGGCCGGGCGGAGTTCCGTCGGCGTCGAGCGCGACCCCGGGTTCGCCGACGCGTTCGCCGAGCGCATCCGGGAGGCGCCCGCACTCTCCCGGGGGTTCGTCGCCCAGCGACTCGCGGACCACCGCGAATTCGTCCGCGAGACCGACGGCGAACTCGGCTACGAGGCCGAGCGGTACGACACCAGCGTCCGGACGAACCAGGAGCGCCGCATCCGCTTCTACGAGGTCGCGTCCGTGACGGAGACCCCCGAGGGGTGGCGGGCGACCCACGAACCGTACCAGGAGTGACAGCCGCGAGGGCCGCTGTCGGCGGTGGGAGGCCACCTGACACCAACCTGGCCACCGAGCCTAACTCTCCGGAACGAGTGACATCTGTATGGCGTATCGGACCACTGTCGGCTGGTCGCTGCTCACGTCTGGTGTCGTCACGCTGATTCTGAAGTGGCTCCCGGGGGACTCCCTGTGGTGGGGCGTCGGCCTGCTGATCGCCGGGGCCGTCGTTCTATACCTCCGCCAGATGTAGCCAGTAAGACTGTCGCCGACGCCCAGCAGTGCGACAGCGTGCGATCCCGAGACGAAATCCGCAGACTCAGGTGACGCCCGACGCCGCCTCGATGGCGTCCGCGAACCGCGGTACTGCGTCCTCCCCGTAGCCGAGGCCGAGGTGTGGCTCCACGAGTTCGAGTTCCAGCAGGCGGAGCTCGTCGTCCCGGACGACGCCGTCGACGCGAGCGTAGGGGAGCGCGGCGGCGTCGACGTCCAGCACCTCGTGGGCGGTCTGGAGCACGGCGGCGGCCTGTTCGACGAGGTGCTCGTCGGGGTCGAAGGCCGTCGTCGTCCCGCCGAAGCTCGGGTGCGCCCGGAAGTCGTCCTCGGCGGGCAGGCCGAGCCACGCGTGGCTGAACTCGCCGCCGAGGAAGACGAACGACGGCTCGCCGGCCTCGATCTCGAGCGCGAACCGCTGAACGAGCACGTCGCCCGCGTCGACCATCGTCTCGAACCGCGGCTGGTCGGCCGGCGCGGTCGCTCGCGACGTCCGCCACGTGTTCGCCGAACTAGTCCCGACGGCCGGCTTCACGACGGCGTCCGTCCACCCGCGGGCGTCGAGGACCCCCCGGAGGGACGTGTCGCTGGCAGTCGCGACGTACGCCGTGTCGAGGACGGGGACGCCCGCATCGGCGAGTTCGCGGAGGTAGAACTTGTGGACGTTCCAGCGGACGACGGACGGCGGGTTCAGCAGCGTCACGTCCGCGCACTCCAGCGTCTCGAGCCACGCGCGGAACGCGTCCACCTGCTCGTGGTAGTCCCAGCACGACCGCAGGACCGCGACGTCAAGGTCCGCCCAGTTCTCGTCGTCCGTCCACACCACCGGGACGGCGGTCGCACCGCGCTCGCGGAGCGCCGCGACGAGTTCCCGGGCGCCCGCCGTCAGTTCGGGTTTCCGCTCGCCCGTGACGACCCCGACCCGCAGCGAATCGAGTCCCGTCATCGCCACACAGTCGGAGTGAGGACCACTAATAGCCTCGCTGAACGCCCCTACCGTAATTTTCCTGTCACGTCCTGTGGGGTTCGCTCTCCGGCAGTCAGCGGGCGGGAGTTCGAGTACCTCCACCTGGACCAACTGGTAACTACACGGCGGTTCTGGGTGACTATCTGCCGTGAACGGGTCCAGAACCGCCTGTAGCCTGCAAGAACGATTAATCCGGTAGCTACCGCTTACCAGAGTGGCCCACGATCTATGCGCAGTAAGAGCACGATAACAGTTTTCGCCGCTGTCCTCGCGGTCCTCGGCCGAGAGCTCGTGGCGTTCGTGCAGGGGCTGGCGTTCTGGACGGCGGTGGTGTTGCCACTGGTGTATCTCGCCCTCCTGGTCGCCGGCTCACCCACCGTCAGCGACCCGTCCGCCGTCGCCGAACTGGCGACGCTCAACGTCGTCTCGCTGGTGCTCGGACACGGCTACGGCGACCCGTGACCCGCGACCAGTGAGCGCAGCCCCCGAACTACTCCTCGTCGTCGCCTCGTAGTAGCTGTAGTGCGGTGGCGACGCCGACGGCCGCGATCGCGACGAGTCCCCCGAGGCTGGTCTCGCCGTCGCTCTCCTCGACCGTCGGCCCCGCCGGTTCCCCGACGATGGCCCGGCGGGGAACCGACTCGGCGGACAGACTGACCCACTCGCTTCCGCACATCTCCGCACGGTTGATGATGAACACAGTGCTCTCCCGAATCTCGTCCTGTGTGCTGTCCCCGTACGCCGTCATCTCGATGGAGAGCGGGGCCTCCGACCGGCGGTCGAGAAGCAGTGCGTCGTAGGCGGTCGACTCGCCTGCCTCCCAGTCCGCCCACTCGCACTCGTCGGCGACCTGATCGTGTGGCTCCGCCGTCCCGGTCACCTGGAGCCACTGTCCGACGTAGTTGTTCTCGAACTCGTCGACTCGGGGGACGACGAATATCCTCGTGATGCTGGACTGCTGGTTCGCCCGACCCCGTAGTCCGAGGGCCGACACACCGACGGCCCCCGACTGTGTGAGGAACTGCCGCCGCGAGTGGGTCATGAGATACTGGCCTCCACTCCCTCGTTCCACGCTGAGTCGCAAAAGGGCACTGGCGCTCGACGCACTCAGATGTGCGTCTCCTGGCGGTAGACGGGCTGTTACTGGTGAACGGGTTCGCCCCTGGCCGCACACGACCGTGACACTACCTGGTACGTAACTGGCCGCTACCTCGAAAGTAAAGCCAACCCCGTCCGTCCGATAGTACACCCCATGCGACGCCGCCTGGTCGCCCTCGCACTCGCCCTCCTCCTCGTCGCTGCCGCCGGGTGCGTCGGCACCGACCCGGCTGGCTCGCCGTCCTCGGCCACGACGCCTGCCAGCGGGACGAACGGGACCCTCGAAGTGCACTTCGTCAACGTCGGGCAGGCGAGCGCGACGCTGGTCGTCGGTCCGTCGAACGAGACGATGCTCGTCGACACGGGCGACTGGCGCGACGACGGCGACGAAGTACTCGACTACCTCCGGGCGCAGAATGTGGACCGGATCGACTACCTCATAACCACGCACGCGGACGCCGACCACATCGGTGGGAACGCCGCCGTCATCGACTACTACGAGACGGAGGCCGACGGCGTCGGCGCCGTCTACGACCCCGGCCTCGCGTCGGCGTCCGCCACCTACGAGAACTACCTCGACGCCGTCGAGCGCCACGACGTCGCGCTGTACGAGACGCGCGCCGGCGACGCCATCCCGCTGGACGCCGCGACAGTCGAGGTGCTCTCGCCGCCACGGCCGTACCTCGCGGACGACGAGCAGAACGAGAACAGCGTCGTCCTCGACGTGACCTTCGGGAACACGAGCTTCCTGCTGACGGGCGACGCGGGCGAAGTGGCCGAACGACGACTCGTCGAGACGGACAGCGACGAGTTGAACGCGACGGTGCTCCAGGCCAGTCACCACGGCAGCGACTCGTCGTCGAGTGCTCCCTTCCTGGACGCCGTCGACCCTTCGGCGGTCGTGGTATCGAGCGCGTACGACTCGCAGTACGGCCACCCAGACGAGGCCGTCCTGGAGCGACTCGCCGAACGGAACCACTCGACGTACTGGACGGCCACCCACGGCGACGTCGTGACGGTGAGCGACGGGGAGAACGTCACCGTCTACACCCAGCAGGCGGCGCCGACGGACGCGGCGAGACTCCGTGACGGCGACCCCGTCGAACCGGGAGACACGACGGCGGTGACGGAGCGAGCGAGACTCGACGGGAGCGGCGTCCACGCGACGACGGCATCCACGCCCGTCACCGACGGCGGAACGACCACCGGGACAACCGCCGAACTGTCGACAGATCTCGGCCTCGTCGTGGAGACGGTCCACGCCGACGCCCAGGGAGACGACCGGGACAACCTGAACGACGAGTACGTGGTCTTCGAGAACGCCGGTGACGACTCTCTGGACCTGTCGGGGTGGACGGTCGGCGACGAGGCGGACCACAGCTACACGGTCCCGGAGGGCGTCACACTCGATCCGGGAACGACAGTGACGCTGTACACCGGGAGCGGCACCGACTCGGCGACCGAACTGTACTGGGGGGCCGACGCCCCCGTCTGGAACAACGACGGCGACACCGTGTTCGTCAGAACCGACGACGGTGAACTCGTCGTCGAGGAGGCCTACTGATGACCGACACCTACACCGCAGTCCTCGACCGGTTCGAGGCGACCGAAGACGGCGAGGAGCTCGCCGTCCTGCTCGTGGAGGCCGAGGGCGACGTCGTCGACGAGGTCGTGGTGGACCGCGAACGGCTACCCGCCGAGGGGCGCCACGAGAACGCCGTGTTCGCGGTCACCGTGGACGACGACGAACTGGCGGAGATAGTCTACCGCCCGGACGAGACCGAGGCACGGACGGAGGCGGCCCAGTCGCGCTTCGACCGCCTCTCGCGGCGGCCGCCGTCGGACGAGGACGACGCGGACTCCCCGTAGGCGAGACGCCTGTCGGTGCCCCGGACAGTTGAACAAGAGTTTTGCCCCCGGGGTGGGGAGTCGGCGGTAGTAGATGCCGCAGCCGCGAGACGACGACCACGACCACGACCGTGATTCCACGGCGACGCACGAGGCGACTGCCCACGCGCCCGGGCTCGACACGGAGTTCTACGAGATCGAGGGCGACGTCTCGACGGCGGAGTTCCTGGCCGTGGCGAGGGTGTACGCCCGCGAGGTGAGCCGGAACTACGGTCTCTCGGTGGACGTCGACGACCTGGAGTGGGAGGTGAGCAAGCGCGCGAAACGACGGGCGGGCGCGGTCAAGTACCGGAACGGGGAGCCCGAGACGGTGTCGCTCACGTGGGAACTGTTCCAGGAACGGGGGTGGGGTGCCGCCGCGGAGACCATCCGCCACGAACTCGTCCACGTCCACCTGCTGAACGAGGACGGCGACCCCAGCCACGGCAGTGCGTTCGAGCGGTGGGCGGACCGGTTGCAGACGCCGGTCACCTGCGAACTGTTCGCGGAGCCGAACTGGTGGGTGGAGTGCCAGTCCTGTGGCAGCGAGATGGCCCGGTACCGGGAGTCGAAGCTCGTTAAGAACCCGGACGCGTACCGCTGTGGCGGCTGCGGCGGCGACCTCCGTTCGCGGGAGAACGCGGGCGACGACTGAGCCGCAGGCGGGTCGCGCGACGGCAGCAGCCGCGGGGCTGGGCGGGACGTGACAGTTCCGCGATTCGACGGTTTCCGGGCGTCTCAGCCGCGTTATTGACCGATACCCCAACGTTGAATATCGCAGGACGGCTCTACGTTCCAATGACCGAGAAACAGTTCGACGGCTACGAGGCCTACGACTACCTCGTCGCCGACGAGGACTACCGGACGGTCGAGCTCCCGGAGATGCACGCGGGGTTCGAACCGCACGAAGTGGAGCTCACCGCCGAGCAGGAACAGCGCGTCGAAGAGGTCAACGAGGAGACCATCATCTCGCTGCACGAACACCCCTTCTACTTCCCGAAGGACGTCCACGAGGACCTCTGGGACTACATCCGCGAGGGCCGAATCCACGCCGCCTACGAGGACCTCTCGAAGGCGCCCCTCGACGCGGTGTTCGACTTCCACCTCGACGGCCTCTCGGGCATCCACTCCAAGCACGGCTGGAAGTGGGACGACATCGTCTCCGACGTCGCCATGCGCGCCGCCGACCAGGCTCACTCCGACTACGCGATCCGCTGTGGTGACGTCGACGACATCCACCGCGCGAACGAGGAGGGGAAACTCGCGTTCGTGCCGGCCCTGGAGTCCGCGGCGATGGTGGAGAACGAACTCGACCGCATCGACCTCCTCTACGGCATGGGCATCCGCCTGATGGGTGTCACCTACAACGCCTCCAACAGCATCGGCACCGGCCAGGGCGACATCTACGAGCGCGACGGCGGCCTCACTTCCTTCGGTGTCGACGCCGTCCACCGCATGAACGACGTCGGCATGGCCGTCAGCACCAGCCACTCCAGCCCGCAGACCACCCTCGACGTCTGCGAGGTCAGCGAGAAGCCCGTCTTCGACACCCACGCGCTCGCCCAGACCGGCGGGATGAACCAGCGCGGCTCCTCCGACGAGGCGCTCCAGGCGCTGGCCGACACGGGCGGCGTCATCGGCGTGCTCTCCTCGACGCACCTCCCGGACATCGAGACGTACATGGAGCACTTCGAGTACATGGTCGACCTCGTGGGTATCGACCACGTCGTCTTCGGCCCCGACGTCCTCTACGGCGACCACACCGCGCTGCTGGAGGTCCTCGCGACGTTCCACGGCGTGGAGCTCCCGGACAGCACGATGG contains:
- a CDS encoding DNA-methyltransferase translates to METTHCVHVGDARDLPLADDSVDLVVTSPPYPMIEMWDDTFAALDPAVGDALDAGDGARAHDLMLDVLDDAWAEVARVLRPGGIAVVNVGDATRTVGRFRVYDNHARVTEAFEELGFDPLPGVLWRKPANSAAKFMGSGMVPPNAYVTLEREHVLVFRNGPRRSFEPGADRRYEAAYFWEERNRWFSDVWTDLGGERQALADPDLRERSAAFPLELPYRLVNMYSVYGDTVLDPFWGTGTTSLAAAVAGRSSVGVERDPGFADAFAERIREAPALSRGFVAQRLADHREFVRETDGELGYEAERYDTSVRTNQERRIRFYEVASVTETPEGWRATHEPYQE
- a CDS encoding DUF3006 domain-containing protein; this translates as MTDTYTAVLDRFEATEDGEELAVLLVEAEGDVVDEVVVDRERLPAEGRHENAVFAVTVDDDELAEIVYRPDETEARTEAAQSRFDRLSRRPPSDEDDADSP
- a CDS encoding dipeptidase, encoding MTEKQFDGYEAYDYLVADEDYRTVELPEMHAGFEPHEVELTAEQEQRVEEVNEETIISLHEHPFYFPKDVHEDLWDYIREGRIHAAYEDLSKAPLDAVFDFHLDGLSGIHSKHGWKWDDIVSDVAMRAADQAHSDYAIRCGDVDDIHRANEEGKLAFVPALESAAMVENELDRIDLLYGMGIRLMGVTYNASNSIGTGQGDIYERDGGLTSFGVDAVHRMNDVGMAVSTSHSSPQTTLDVCEVSEKPVFDTHALAQTGGMNQRGSSDEALQALADTGGVIGVLSSTHLPDIETYMEHFEYMVDLVGIDHVVFGPDVLYGDHTALLEVLATFHGVELPDSTMENPYVKGLENPTEAWQNIPRWLVKEDYSDDDIRKVLGGNILRALDEVW
- a CDS encoding lamin tail domain-containing protein translates to MRRRLVALALALLLVAAAGCVGTDPAGSPSSATTPASGTNGTLEVHFVNVGQASATLVVGPSNETMLVDTGDWRDDGDEVLDYLRAQNVDRIDYLITTHADADHIGGNAAVIDYYETEADGVGAVYDPGLASASATYENYLDAVERHDVALYETRAGDAIPLDAATVEVLSPPRPYLADDEQNENSVVLDVTFGNTSFLLTGDAGEVAERRLVETDSDELNATVLQASHHGSDSSSSAPFLDAVDPSAVVVSSAYDSQYGHPDEAVLERLAERNHSTYWTATHGDVVTVSDGENVTVYTQQAAPTDAARLRDGDPVEPGDTTAVTERARLDGSGVHATTASTPVTDGGTTTGTTAELSTDLGLVVETVHADAQGDDRDNLNDEYVVFENAGDDSLDLSGWTVGDEADHSYTVPEGVTLDPGTTVTLYTGSGTDSATELYWGADAPVWNNDGDTVFVRTDDGELVVEEAY
- a CDS encoding SprT-like domain-containing protein, yielding MPQPRDDDHDHDRDSTATHEATAHAPGLDTEFYEIEGDVSTAEFLAVARVYAREVSRNYGLSVDVDDLEWEVSKRAKRRAGAVKYRNGEPETVSLTWELFQERGWGAAAETIRHELVHVHLLNEDGDPSHGSAFERWADRLQTPVTCELFAEPNWWVECQSCGSEMARYRESKLVKNPDAYRCGGCGGDLRSRENAGDD
- a CDS encoding ATP-grasp domain-containing protein; amino-acid sequence: MTGLDSLRVGVVTGERKPELTAGARELVAALRERGATAVPVVWTDDENWADLDVAVLRSCWDYHEQVDAFRAWLETLECADVTLLNPPSVVRWNVHKFYLRELADAGVPVLDTAYVATASDTSLRGVLDARGWTDAVVKPAVGTSSANTWRTSRATAPADQPRFETMVDAGDVLVQRFALEIEAGEPSFVFLGGEFSHAWLGLPAEDDFRAHPSFGGTTTAFDPDEHLVEQAAAVLQTAHEVLDVDAAALPYARVDGVVRDDELRLLELELVEPHLGLGYGEDAVPRFADAIEAASGVT